CTACAACGTGGCCGCACGCGCTGCGGAAACCGCCGCCGCAGCGATACGTTCCACGTGCGTATCGTCGATCGGCCCCGCCACCACCATGCGGCGGTACGACGCGGTGCGGATTCCCCTCGCCGCGGTCGACAGCGTGTGCCGCAAGTTCGGTGTGACCACCAACGACGTTGCCCTCGCGGCCATCAGCGAGGGTTTCCGGACGGTGCTGCTGCAGCGCGGCGAGCAACCGCGCGCCGACTCGCTGCGCACCTTGGAGAAAACCGACAATCGTGTCTCGGCCATGCTGCCGTATCTTCCGGTCGAGCACGATGACCCGGTTCGGCGACTGCGGGCCGTGCACAACCGGTTGCACCAGACCACCCAGGACGGCCGTCGCCAAACCGGCAGCCTCTCGGACCTGACAACCAGCTACCGGCCGTTGATGTTGTGCGCCAAGGCCATTCAAACGCTCGCTCGGCTACCGCAACAGGGCATCGTGACGCTCGCGACCAACGCACCCGGGCCACGGCACCGGTTACGGCTGATGGGCCAATGGATGGACCAGCTGCTGCCAATCCCGCCGACCGCGCACCGGCTCAGCACCGGGGTGGCGGTGCTCAGCTATGGCGAAGAGTTGGTATTCGGCATCACCGCCGACTATGACGCCGCACCCGACATGAAGCGGCTGGCCGCCGGCATCGAATCGGGGATAGCGCGGCTGGCGGCGCTCAGCGAAGACTCCGTCCTACTGTTCACCAAAGACGGACGCAAGCGTTCATCCCGCGGACAACGGAGGCGGGCACCCCGATCCGCGCCGGGGCGGCACTGACCCGCTCTCGTCGGCATCGACCACCGTGAGAAGGTGGGGCGTGCGCAAGTTGGGGCCGGTTATCATCGACCCGCGCCGCCACGACGCCGTCCTGTTCGATGCCGCGTTGGAATCCACGGCGCTGATCGGGCAATTGCTGGAGGTCGGCGTCGGTACCGGCGTCTTTTCCGCGAGCGGTGGCGACCTGATCGAGGCGGCCAACCACCTGGCCGCGCGGCCGGGCCGGTGCGTCGTCGTCGCGGCCGACGCGGCCGGCGTCGCGGCCGGGCGTAAGGGTGGATTCGCCCTGGTGATCGGTGTCGACCGGACGGGGCATCGCGATGCTTTGCGCGATCACGGCGCCGACACGGTGGTCACCGACCTGCGTGAGCTTGGCGTGCGGACCGGAGACCGGCGGATGTCCGAGCTCCCCGACGCCTCGCGGGCCCTCGGCCTGGCCGCCGGCCTCACCGCTCGGCGGCCGGCGGTGTTCTTCGACTTCGACGGCACCCTGTCCGACATCGTGGACGATCCCGACGCGGCCAGGCTCGTCACCGGCGCGTCCGAGGCGCTCGCGAAGCTGGCCGCGCAGTGTCCGGTCGCGGTGCTGTCCGGCCGCGACCTCGCGGATGTGGCCCAGCGGGTCGGGCTGCCCGGCATCTGGTACGCCGGCAGCCATGGCTTCGAGCTGACCGCGCCCGACGGCACCCACCACCAAAACGACGCCGCCGCGGCGGCCATACCGATCCTGGCGCAGGCCGCCGCGCAGCTACACGATCAACTCGCGTCCATTCCCGGTGTTGTGGTGGAGCGCAAGCGGTTTGGTGTCGCCGTGCACTATCGCAACGCCGCGCGCGACCGCGTTACCGAGGTCGCGGCTGCGGTGCGCGCGGCGGGCCGGCGTGCTGCGCTTCGGGTGACGACGGGCCGCGAAGTCGTCGAGCTGCGTCCCGATATCGACTGGGATAAGGGCAAAACGCTGCGCTGGGTGATCGAAAACCTGCATGCGGCCGGCTCCGCGGCGCTGCTCCCGATCTATCTCGGCGACGACATCACCGACGAGGACGCGTTCGACGCCGTCCGCCACGGTGACGTTCAGGGTGTTCCGATCGTGGTGCGGCACAACGAGGACGGTGACCGCGCCACCGCCGCACTGTTCGCGCTGGACAATCCCGCCCGGGTCAGCGAGTTCACCCTTCGGCTGGCGCGCCAGCTGAGTGACGCTCGCGTGAATTAGCCGCCCAAACTCGCCGAAATCCCGGGCGCCCGGCCCGGCGGGGAGATACGTCCTCCGGTCGATAGGAGTAGGGCCATGGCGTTTGTGTTCGCGACCCCGGAGATGCTGGCAGCGGCGGCATCCGACCTGGCCGGGATCAGGTCGGCGCTCGGCGCCGCGACCGCGGCGGCATTGGCCCCGACCTCGCAACTGTAAGCCGCGGCCGCCGACGAGGTGTCGATGGCGATCGCGGCGCTGTTCGGCGAGCATGGCCTGTCGTATCAGGCGGTCAGCGCCCAGGCAGCGGAGTTTCACACCCAGTTCGTCCAGGCCCTGAGCGGCGCCGGCGCCTCGTATGCCGCCGCCGAAGCCGCCAACGCGTCGCCCTTGCAGACCGTGCTGGACGCGATCAACGCGCCCACCCAGACGCTGTTGGGCCGTCCCCTGATCGGCGACGGCGCCGACGGGACGGCGGCCAGCCCGAACGGCGGGGCCGGTGGGCTGTTGTACGGCAACGGCGGCAACGGCTTCTCCCAGACGACCGCCGGGGTGGCCGGTGGTGCCGGCGGGTCCGCCGGGTTGATCGGCAACGGCGGCGCCGGGGGGTCCGGCGGGGCCGGCGCGGCCGGCGGCGCCGGCGGCAACGGCGGGTGGCTGTATGGCGGCGGCGGCGCCGGCGGCAACGGCGGGGCGGCCACGGTCCTCGGCGGCAGCGGCGGGGCCGGCGGGGCCGGCGGCAGCGCCGGGCTGTGGGGCTCGGGCGGGAACGGCGGAACGGGCGCGGCCGGCGCCGACGGTGACGCCGTCACCGCCGGCGGCGGGGCCGGCGGGAACGCCGGGTTGCTGTCCGGGACGGCCGGGGCCGGCGGCGACGGCGGCGACGCCGGCAAGGGCTTTAATAATTTGACCGATTCGGCCGGAGGTGCGGGCGGGGCCGGCGGCCACGCCGGGCTGGTCGGCACCGGCGGCACCGGCGGCACCGGCGGCACCGGCGGGACAAATAGCCATACTGGCCCGAGTGGGGGCGCCGGCGGCGCGGGCGGCGCGGGCGGCGGCGGCTACCTCATCGGCGACGGCGGCGCCGGCGGAAACGGCGGCACGGGCGGGCAAAACGCAAGCGGGGGCGCCATCGGAGGCACCGGCGGGGCCGGCGGAACAGGCGGCGCGGCCGGGTGGCTGTACGGCAACGGCGGTGCTGGCGGTGCCGCCGGAGCCGGCGGGAACACCAGCGGCGCGGGTACCGGCGGCGTCGGTGGCTTCGGCGGAGACGGCGGAGCCGGCGCGTGGCTGTACGGCAACGGCGGGGCCGGCGGGGCCGGCGGGGCCGGCGGGAACAACGCAGCCGCCGGGGCCGCGGGTGCCGGGGGCAACGGCGGGACCGGCGCGAGCGCCGGGCTGATCGGCCACGGCGGCCACGGCGGCGCCGGCGGGGGCGGCGGCAACCAACCCGGCGGCGTCGGCAACGGCGGCGCCGCCGGCAACGGTGGGTCCGGCGGCGCCGGTGGGTGGCTCTACGGCGACGGCGGCAACGGCGGGGACGGCGGGGCCGGCGGCAAGAACACCGCCGGCGGCAACGGCTCCGACGGCGGAGACGGCGGCAACGGTGGTGCAGGCGGCAGCGCCCGGCTCATCGGCGCCGGCGGCCACGGCGGGGACGGCGGCGACGGCGGAGACACCAAAGGCAGGACGTCTGCCGCGGCCGCCGGCGCCGGCGGGGACGGCGGCGCCGGCGGCGACGGCGGGTGGCTGTCCGGCAACGCCGGGGCCGGTGGGAGCGGCGGCATCGGCGGCAGCGCCACCGCGACCACCAACGCGGGAGACTTCATCGGCGCCGCGGGAGGCAATGGCGGTAACGGCGGGGCCGGCGGCAAGGCCGGGCTTACCGGCGCCGGCGGGGCCGGCGGCGACGGCGGGGCCGGCGGTAACGGCGGCACCGCCAATAATGCGGTGGGTAGCAGTCAGGGCGGAACGGGCGGCAACGGCGGCAGCGGGGGCATCGGCGGCGACGGCGGTTCGCTCTTCGGCAACGGCGGATCCGGCGGCGCCGGCGCGATCGCCGGCAACGGCGGAAACGCCACCGCGGCGACCTCCGCCCTGGGCGGCAACGGTGGCAACGGTGGCACCGGCGCCGCCGGCGGCCAGGCCGGCCAGATCGGCAACGGCGGCGGTGGCGGCGACGGCGGGGCCGGCGGTAACGGCGGCACCGCCACCAGCATCGTTGCCACTAATGGCAACGGTGGGGCTGGTGGCACCGGTGGACTCGGCGCCAACGCCGTCCGGTTCGGCAACGGCGGCAACGGCGGCAACGGCGGCAACGGCGGCACCGGATTCTTCCCCGGCGCCGGTGGCACCGGTGCCGCCGGCGGCACCGGCGGCACGCTGTTCGGCGCCCCGGGCACCCACGGCACCGACGGCACCCAAGCCCGGTGAGCAGACGCAAAAGGGCCCGGAAACCGCGGTTTCCGGGCCCTTTTGCGTCTGCTCACCGCCGGCCGCGGGAGCCGCGGAAGGCCCCTCCAATGTGCTACAGTTAGCACATGCCTTCGGTGGGTGTGCGTGAGCTGCGGCAGCGCGCCAGCGAACTGCTTCGCCGCGTCGAGGCTGGCGAGACGATCGAGATCACCGACCGCGGTCGGCCCGTCGCCCTGCTCTCGCCGTTGCCGGAGGGCGGTCCCTACCAGCGGATGCTGGCAAGCGGCGAGATCGAACGTGCGACGCTCGATCTCGATGATCTGCCCGAACCGCTTGACCTCGAAGCGGGCGTCGAGCTGCCGTCGGTGACGCTCGCGCGCCTGCGCGAGCACGAGCGTTGATGGCGGCCATCTACCTCGACTCGTCGGCCATCGTCAAGCTTGCGGTTCGTGAGCCGGAGTCGGACGCGCTGCGTCGCTACCTGCGCACCCGCCGTCCGCGGGTGTCGAGTGCCCTGGCGCGCACGGAGGTCATGCGGGCTTTGCTCCACCAGGGCGAACCAGCCCGCAAGGCCGGACGCCGGGTGCTGGCCAACCTAGACCTGCTTCGCGTCGACAACCGGGTGCTCGATCTCGCTGGTGGACTGCTGCCATTCGAACTACGCACGCTCGACGCAATTCACCTTGCGACGGCCCAGCGGCTCGGCGTCGACCTGGGCCGGTTGTGCACCTACGACGAGCGGATGCGCGACGCCGCCGAGGCGCTCGGCCTGGTCGTGATTGCCCCTTGTTGACGACGGCGAGCAGACGCAAAAGCCCCCATTTCGGGCCCGAAATGGGGGCTTTTGCGTCTGCTCGCCGGAGCTAAGCCTGCACGTACTCCACCGCGCCGTCGTCGAGAACCACCCGAGCGTCGGCCCCGGCGACCTCGGTGCGAAACACCGCCCGTCCCGGTTCGGTCCGCCAGATCAGCGTGCTCAGCGCCTCGCCGGGAAACACCGGCTTGGTGAACCGCGCCGCGATCGAGGTGATGTTGGCGGCCACGCCGCCGCCAAGCTCGGCCACCAAGGCGCGGCCCGTAACGCCGTAGCTGCACAGGCCGTGCAGGATCGGCTTGGGGAAACCGGCCATCTCCTTAGCGAACCAGGGGTCGCTGTGCAGCGGGTTGCGGTCACCGGACAGCCGGTAGATCAGCGCTTGATCCTCGCGGGTGGGCAGGTCGACTCGGGCGTCCGGCTCGCGGTCCGGGATCTCGGGCGCGGTCGGCCGCTGGCCCGGCACTCCCCCGAACCCGCCGGCTCCCCGGATGACCAGCGTGGTGAACGTCTCGGCAACCAGCGACCCCGATTCCGGGTCACTGCCGCGCCCGCGCAGCATGATGATCGCATTCTTGCCCTCGCCCTTGTCCTGGATGTCGGCGACCTCCGTGACCACCGACAGCCTCCCCGCCGCCGGCAGCGGCGCATGCAGCCTTATGCCCTGCGAACCGTGCAGGAGCATCGCCCAGTTGAACGTGCCGACCTTGGCCGCCGCCCCGAACGCCGGGCAGCAAATCACCGCGTAGGTCGGCAGCACCTGCTGGGTGATGCCGTGGCTGTTCTCGGTGGTGAAGGACAAGTCCTCGATGCCGGCACCGACACCGAGCGCGTAGAGCAGGGTGTCCCGGTCGGTCCACTCGAACAACCTCGGCTCGGTCACCGCGCCGATGGCGCTCGGGTCAATCGCCATGCGAGTCTCCTCTCGATCAAGAAAATTCACGCCTTTTCTGCACCCAACCATCGCAAACCCTTCCCACCGGCGGTGTCGGCAGGGCAGGCTATCGCCATGGCAAAGCGCACCATGATCTGGAAGGCCTCCAAAGTGTTAGCCGTGCTCGCCGCGACGCTGATCGTCGGCGCCTGCGCAGGGACGGCGCAGGCGCGCAGCATCACCTTGACCTTCATCCGCAACGCCCAGACGCAGGCCAACGCCGACGGGGTCATCGACACCGACGTGCCCGGCCCCGGCCTCACCGCCGAGGGCAAAGAGCAGGCCCAACGGGTTGTGCACTCCCACAATGACTTCGACAGCATCTACGCGTCGACCATGGCGGCGGACCAGCAGACCGCCGGGCCGTTGGCCAGCCAACTCGGCAAGCGCGTCGAGATCGTGCCCGGCCTGCAGTCGATCAACGCCGGCTGGTACAACGGCAGGCCCGAGACGTGGGCCAACTCGACGTACCTGCTGGCGCCGGTGAACTGGATCAACGGCGATGTCGGCAACAGCATCCCGGGCTCGATCAGCGGCCGCGATTTCAATTCCCAGTTCACCGCGGCCGTCCGCAAGATCTACGACAGCGGCCACAACAAGCCGGTCGTGTTCTCCCAGGGGGAGGCGATCATGGTGTGGACGCTGATGAACGTCAAGAATCCGAAGACCGGGCTGCTGGCCAGCCATCCACTGCCCAACATCGGCCGCGTGGTGATCACCGGCGACCCGGTGAACGGCTGGACGCTGGTGAATTGGGACGGCGTCCGCAACCTCACCTGAGCGCTGAGCCCGAGGTTGACGCGTGCGGCCATGAGCCGCCACGATGGGCTGCATGCGGTATCTCGTTACCGGCGGTACCGGGTTTATCGGGCGCCGCGTCGTCTGCCGTCTGCTCGACAGCCGGCCCGACGCGCAGGTGTGGGTCCTGGTTCGCCGGCGGTCGCTGGGCCGGTTCGAACGCCTCGCCAGCCAGTGGGGTGACCGAGTAAGGCCGCTGGTCGGCGAGCTGCCGCAGCTCGAATTGACCGAGCAAACCATCGCCGGGCTGGGCGATATCGACCATCTGGTGCACTGCGCGGCGGTCACTGTCGAGGGCACCCGCGCCGTCGTCGAGCTGGCGCTGGGGCTGGACGCCACGCTGCACCACGTGTCGTCGATCGCGGTGGCGGGCGATTTCGCCGGCGAGTACACCGAGGCCGACTTCGACGTCGGCCAGCGACTGCCGACTCCCTATCACCGGGCGATATTCGACGCCGAGTCGCTGGTGCGCGCCACGCCCGGGCTGCGCTACCGCATCTACC
This is a stretch of genomic DNA from Mycobacterium lacus. It encodes these proteins:
- a CDS encoding wax ester/triacylglycerol synthase family O-acyltransferase, which produces MPQLMTLDPGFLKAQDPDRHASLAIGAVAIIGGAVPDFGLLKALLAERIQAIPRCTQVLRAGWVNDPGFDLNHHVRRMALPWPGDDAELFRAIAYALERPLDLDLPLWECWVIEGLKDNRWAILVKIHHYLTDDISAAQLLTRLCDDVDTDTFANDAATKQVSSSDHMRSWADVLWRTSAAVYNVAARAAETAAAAIRSTCVSSIGPATTMRRYDAVRIPLAAVDSVCRKFGVTTNDVALAAISEGFRTVLLQRGEQPRADSLRTLEKTDNRVSAMLPYLPVEHDDPVRRLRAVHNRLHQTTQDGRRQTGSLSDLTTSYRPLMLCAKAIQTLARLPQQGIVTLATNAPGPRHRLRLMGQWMDQLLPIPPTAHRLSTGVAVLSYGEELVFGITADYDAAPDMKRLAAGIESGIARLAALSEDSVLLFTKDGRKRSSRGQRRRAPRSAPGRH
- the otsB gene encoding trehalose-phosphatase, producing MRKLGPVIIDPRRHDAVLFDAALESTALIGQLLEVGVGTGVFSASGGDLIEAANHLAARPGRCVVVAADAAGVAAGRKGGFALVIGVDRTGHRDALRDHGADTVVTDLRELGVRTGDRRMSELPDASRALGLAAGLTARRPAVFFDFDGTLSDIVDDPDAARLVTGASEALAKLAAQCPVAVLSGRDLADVAQRVGLPGIWYAGSHGFELTAPDGTHHQNDAAAAAIPILAQAAAQLHDQLASIPGVVVERKRFGVAVHYRNAARDRVTEVAAAVRAAGRRAALRVTTGREVVELRPDIDWDKGKTLRWVIENLHAAGSAALLPIYLGDDITDEDAFDAVRHGDVQGVPIVVRHNEDGDRATAALFALDNPARVSEFTLRLARQLSDARVN
- a CDS encoding type II toxin-antitoxin system Phd/YefM family antitoxin, which produces MPSVGVRELRQRASELLRRVEAGETIEITDRGRPVALLSPLPEGGPYQRMLASGEIERATLDLDDLPEPLDLEAGVELPSVTLARLREHER
- a CDS encoding type II toxin-antitoxin system VapC family toxin — its product is MAAIYLDSSAIVKLAVREPESDALRRYLRTRRPRVSSALARTEVMRALLHQGEPARKAGRRVLANLDLLRVDNRVLDLAGGLLPFELRTLDAIHLATAQRLGVDLGRLCTYDERMRDAAEALGLVVIAPC
- a CDS encoding MaoC family dehydratase — protein: MAIDPSAIGAVTEPRLFEWTDRDTLLYALGVGAGIEDLSFTTENSHGITQQVLPTYAVICCPAFGAAAKVGTFNWAMLLHGSQGIRLHAPLPAAGRLSVVTEVADIQDKGEGKNAIIMLRGRGSDPESGSLVAETFTTLVIRGAGGFGGVPGQRPTAPEIPDREPDARVDLPTREDQALIYRLSGDRNPLHSDPWFAKEMAGFPKPILHGLCSYGVTGRALVAELGGGVAANITSIAARFTKPVFPGEALSTLIWRTEPGRAVFRTEVAGADARVVLDDGAVEYVQA
- a CDS encoding histidine phosphatase family protein: MAKRTMIWKASKVLAVLAATLIVGACAGTAQARSITLTFIRNAQTQANADGVIDTDVPGPGLTAEGKEQAQRVVHSHNDFDSIYASTMAADQQTAGPLASQLGKRVEIVPGLQSINAGWYNGRPETWANSTYLLAPVNWINGDVGNSIPGSISGRDFNSQFTAAVRKIYDSGHNKPVVFSQGEAIMVWTLMNVKNPKTGLLASHPLPNIGRVVITGDPVNGWTLVNWDGVRNLT